One genomic window of Centroberyx gerrardi isolate f3 chromosome 15, fCenGer3.hap1.cur.20231027, whole genome shotgun sequence includes the following:
- the LOC139928602 gene encoding uncharacterized protein LOC139928602 translates to MGQQFSSEEELSEAKDAIGSLLYDAMLEGGAVPDLGVVHPLLLANQDASLDSRARLQEQLRQLQGDIGNRAPTYLRDLIGRLSTFSDEPRLAGLVGLVVTMVMDMAYASSKRSSGAGASSCQEVMEEYLKRCRINLSDPGRLRQDSLRLEAQISLSLTQLKTCLLGGGCDSRSVRQWASGAAFHTQMLVHLAGLEGQAEPLAARAALEQYQEDLTHIIPAYR, encoded by the exons ATGGGTCAGCAGTTTTCGTCAGAGGAGGAGCTTTCTGAAGCGAAGGATGCTATTGGCTCGCTCCTCTACGACGCCATGTTGGAAGGGGGTGCCGTACCTGACCTGGGCGTcgtccatcctctcctcctagCCAATCAAGATGCGAGCTTGGACTCCAGGGCCCGCCTCCAGGAACAACTGCGCCAG ctgCAGGGTGACATAGGGAACCGAGCGCCGACCTAcctgagggatctgattggccggtTGTCCACGTTCTCCGACGAGCCCCGCCTGGCCGGCCTGGTGGGATTGGTGGTTACTATGGTGATGGATATGGCCTATGCATCATCGAAGCGGTCGTCGGGGGCGGGGGCGTCGTCATGCCAG gaggtgatggaggagtACCTGAAGCGCTGCAGGATCAACCTGAGCGACCCGGGCCGGCTGAGGCAGGACAGCCTCAGACTGGAGGCCCAGATCAGCCTCAGCCTCACCCAGCTGAAGACCTGCCTGCTGGGGGGGGGCTGCGACTCCAG GTCTGTGAGGCAGTGGGCCAGCGGAGCAGCATTTCATACCCAGATGTTGGTTCACCTGGCTGGGCTGGAGGGCCAGGCCGAGCCCCTGGCTGCCAGGGCCGCGCTGGAGCAGTACCAGGAAGACCTCACACACATCATACCTGCCTACAGGTAA